GAGACCTTCGGCGACCTCGACATCCTGTACAACAACGCGGGCGGCGGGATCCGAAAGAAGCTCCACGAGCATACCGACGAAGAGTGGAGCTTCATTCTCAACCTCAACCTCAACGCCATGTTTCGCGGCGCCCGGGCGGCGCTCCCGCATTTCATCCGCAAGCGCAGCGGCAACATCGTGACAACGGCATCGACCTTCGGCCTGCTCGCCTCGCCCGATTATCCCGGCTATTGCGCGACCAAGGCGGCGATCATCAACCTCACGCGGCAGATGGCGCTGGACTACGGTCCGTACGGCATTCGCGTCAATTGCGTCTGTCCGGGAGCCGTGGAGACGCCTCGATTCCGCGGCTTTCCGCCGCGGCGAACGCTCGACGGCATGACCGAAGAGCAAAGGGAGAGGCTCGGCAGCAGCAACAAGGCGCTGCTCCGCATGGGGCGGCCCGAAGAAATCGCCTACGGCGTGCTGTTCCTCGTTTCCGACGAAGCTTCGTTCGTCACGGGCCACGCTTTGGTGATCGACGGCGGACAGACGATCGACGCGTAGATCTTCGCGCGCGCAGCGATCGCGGCGGGAGTCGACGGCGGGAGTCCGCGCAGCCTGTCGGAAAAGGCTTCCGCCCGGCGCCGATCGAGCTCCAGGGGCTGCGTGTCGTGCCCGGTGATCCTTCACGCTCGGCGAGGTCCCGGCGGCCGCTCAAAAAACGTTCGCGCTGTTCGACGGCTTCACTCCGTCGGCCTTCAGGGCTCTCGTTGCACTTTGGCGCGCAGCCTTTCCAGGAACTGCTCCGGGAAAGGCTCCGCTCTCAGCTCCTGCGCTCGTTTGGCTTTGGTCCAGGCCTCTTCGTATCTCTGCTGGGCGTAAAGCGAGATCGCCCATTCGCGCCAGCTCATGCCCAGGCCGGGATCGGCCTCGGCGCTTTCCGTAAAGCGCTGGTTGGCGGCGACGAAGTGGCGCGCCCGCTCGAGCTGCCGGTCCTCCCCCAGGCGCACGGCGTACTCCGAATGGAGCGCTCCGAGATCGGCCAGCAATCTTGCCCGCTGCTTCGGGTCGTCGATCAGCTCGCGCGCCCGCTCGAGCTGATCGATCGCTTCCCGCACCTTGCCGCGCTCGTTCAGGACGGCGCCCTCGCCCCAGTAGGCCTGATAGTTGCCGGGGTTGAGGATGCGGCTCTGGCGAAACCGCTCCATGGCGGCGTCGAGGGCGCCGCGGCGAAACGCGTCCCATCCCAGGCCCGCCAGGGCCCGGCTGGCGGCGGCGCGGCTGCCGTACTGGAGCACGGCGCCACGGATGAGCGCGTCGTCGTCGCGTTTGGCCTCTTCCGCCTCGCGGGGGCCGGCCTGCGGCGCTGCGGCGGGAGCGACCTGCGCGGCCCCGGCGTTCGACCAGAGCGCCAGGGCGATCACCCCGGGAATGATTTTACGCTGGACAAGGAGCATCGTACCCGGCAGAAGAGCTGCGATCGGGACCCGATCATAGCACACCGTCGCGAATTGGCCAGATCGGCGCGCGGAGCTTGACAGTTTTTCCGCTTCGAGTCTATGGTTGCCGCAGCTTCGAGCGAGGGAAACGACATGATCGACGGGCTCAAGGACAAGGTTGCGATCGTCACCGGCGGCGGGCACGGCATCGGGCGGGCCTACTGTCTCGGCTTCGGCCGTGCGGGGGCGCGGGTGGTGGTGGCGGACATCGACGGCCCGGCCGCGACCAGGGTCGCAAAGGAGGTCGGCGGCGAAACCGGAGCGTCGGCGGTCGCGGTCACGGTCGACGTCTCCGACGAAGGCTCGACGCAGGCGATGGCGCGCAGGGCCCTGGAGGAATTCGGCCGCATCGACATCCTGGTCAACAACGCCGCTGTCTTCGCGACGATTCCGATGAACCGCGGCGGCATCGAGTCGATCGATCCCGCCGAGTGGGACCGCATGATGGCCGTCAATCTGAAAGGGCTGTTTTTCTGCTGCCGCGCCGTGCTCCCCGCGATGCGGAAGCAGAAAGCGGGCAAGATCATCAACATCTCCTCCGGCACCGCTCTGAACGGCAGCCCGGGCAGGATCCACTACGTGGCTTCCAAGGCCGGCGTGATCGGCTTTACCCGCACGCTCGCCCGCGAGGTCGGCGACGACAACATCAACGTTAACGCGGTGGCTCCGGGATCGACGCTGTCCGAGGAAAATCCGACCGAGGAGATCATCAAGTACCGTCAGGCCCGTTTGGGCGACCGCGCCCTGAAGCGCGTGCAGGTGCCGCAGGATCTGGTCGGCACGGTCCTGTTCCTGGCCTCGCCGCTCAGCGACTTCATGACCGGCCAGACGCTCTCGGTCGACGGCGGAGTCGTGTTCCTGTAACGGTTCCGCCCGGCCCGCCCCCATGCCTTACGAGCACCGCACGGTTTTCGTCGGCGACATCAAGACTCATTTCCTCGAGGCGGGAAGCGGCCAGCCGCTCGTGCTCCTCCACGGCGGGGAGTACGGCGCCTCCGCCGAGATCACGTGGCGCGCCAACATCGATTTCCTCGCGCGCCGCTTTCGCGTGATCGCCCCGGACATGCTCGGCTGGGGCGGGACCGACAAGATCTACAGCTTTTCCGATCCGGCGGGTTTTCGCATCAGGCATCTCAAGCGGCTTCTCGAGACCCTCGGGGTCGAGGGGGCGTTCTTCGTCGGCAGCTCGAGCGGCGGGGGAACGATTCTGCGCGCCGCGGTCATGGAGCCGCCACCCTTCCAGATCCTGAAAATGGTCACGATCTGCGGCAACGCCAGCGTCTTCAAGACCAACTTCCAGGCGGACCTGGAGAACTACGTCCCGTCGCTCGAGAACATGAGGAAGATCGTCGCCCTGCTCTACCACGACCCGAAATGGCAGACTCCGGAGAACGTCGAGGAGCGGTACCAAAGCTCCATCGTCCCCGGGGCGTGGGAGGCGCTCTCCGCGGCGCGGCTCCGAAGCCCCGTGCATCAGCCGCGCTCGACCGTGGAAGAGTTCGTGCGCAGCCTTTCCCGGCTGCGGACCCCGCTCCTGATCATGTCCTGCGAGCACGACCCGCTCAACCAGCCGGACTGGGACGTGCGCTTCCAGGAGATCGTTCCCGGGTCGAAAGTGCACCGGTTCAGGAACTCCGCGCACGAGCCCCAGATCGAGGAGACCGAGGAGTTCCACCGCGTGCTGCTCGATTTCCTGGAGGGATAGAATCGGGCGCGGAGGCGAGGCCGCCGCCGCCCGGGCTCAGCGTTTCGGATCCAGGAAACCCAGGCGCTCCGCCATCGGCGTCTGCGGAAAGACCCAACCGCACTTCTTGCAGGTCCTCACCCGGGGGTCGGCGTTGAAGGCCTGGTAGATGCGGGAGACCTGCGCCGCGATATTCCCTTGCGTTACGGTTTCGGCGAGGACCTCCTCGTCGCAGCGCTCGCAGAACCACTGGAAGCGTTCGCTTTCGTCGTCTCGCCGCTTGCGCTCGATGACGAGGCCCCAGGTGTTGTCCGGGCGCCGGGGCGAGTGGGCCAGGCCGGACGGGCACAAAAAGACCTCTCCCTCCCGGATCGTGACGACTTCCCGCGCCCGGCCGGAGGGCTTGAGGTGCAGCTCGATGTCTCCTTCGATCTGGTAGAAGAACTCCTCCCCGGATTCGACGTGGAAGTCGAGCCGCGTGTTCGGCCCCCTGAGGATCATCACGATGAAGTCGCTATAATGCGCCAGGACGCGGTTGGTCCTGGCCGGCGGATCGAAGAGCGCGCGGTTCTCCGCCACCCAGCGCTTGAGATGGACCGGCGAAAGAAGATCCATGCGGGCCTCGCTTTTTCCGGCTCAGCGAGCGAGTTTCTCGCACTCGCGGGCCACTCCGTCGGTAAGAGCCCACCAGATCCCGAGGCCCTTGCGCAGCGCCCTCAGCACCCGGACCTGGAGCTCGTGGGTGGTCGCGAAGCGCTCCACCAGCTCGTAGCCTATGTTGCTGTGCCCGGTGTCCGCCTCGCCGTGCTCGGCGAAGAACTCGATGTCGCGCTCCGCGAGACCGTAGTGGTTCTTGAAGGCGCGGAAGAAACGGCCGCCGGTCAGCTGGTTGGAGAATTCGTTGCAGCAGTTGGTCGAGGCCACCTGCTCGAGGATATGCGGGCTCCTGAGCGCGATGTCGAGCCAGCCCGTCCGCGCCAGGACCGTCGTCGGCAGGAAGTCCTCTTCCCGCTCGCGGCGCTCCAGCTCGGCGGCCGGGATGCCGATGCTCTCGCCGAAACGCAGGAACAGCGCCCGATGGCCGGGAACCGGACGCGGGCTCCCCTCGAAGTACTGATAACCGACTTCGGAATGGATGACGTCGACGAACTTCTTGTGAATCTCCGGATCGTGAATGCCGGAAAGCTGGCAGCGGACGAGCTTCGCCGTGTTGATCGCAACGTTGCAAGCAAATATCCCCCAGGCCTCCCTGGCCCACACGCGGATCGCCTCCAGGGGAAGCTTGCCGTCGTAGAGAGCCAGGTAGAAAGGATGGTGCAGCCGGGCGTGGCCCTGCTTGACCTCGTTGATCAGGAGCTGGCAGAACTCCTTCGGAGGCAGTGGCCTGCCGTTCGATAACGCCTGTGCGGACATGAAGCACCTCGGAATCCCCGCCGCCGGCGCGGCCGGCGGGACAGCTCACGATCGATTTTTCCTCCTGTCGAACCCGAACTTGTGAGCGTTGCAGGCAACCTCGACGCGGTTGCCGTCCGGGTCGAGAAACGCGATTGAGCGGTTGCCCGCCACCTCCAGGTCCTCGGGCCCGCTCACGATGGCGACCTTACGCCTCCTGAGAAGGGGCTCCAGGGCGTCCACCTCCCCCGGACTCTTCACGTAGATGCAGAAGTGGTGCAGCTTGGGCACTCCCCCACCCGCCGGGTGGCTGGCTCCCGGCGGCAGCTCCATCAAGGCGATGTCGTGATGCTCGCGCCCGAAGCTCAGAAACGTCATCCGGGTGCGCCGGTTGCGGGCGGAAACCTTCATGCCGAGCACCGCTCGATAAAACCGCTCGGACCGCTTGAGGTCGCGCACGTTGAAAACGATGTGCCCCAGCGTCGCGCCCTTCACCCCCATTGCAAGCCGCTACTAAACAACGCCCCCTTTCTTCTGTCAAGCGGGCGCGCTGTTGACAGCAGCCGGTGCAAGCTTGTATTTGGCTATGCAGCCGCCGGCGGCGGAAAAGAGGTGCCCCACGCGATGAAGCACGCTTCGGCTCTGGCCTGGACGCTCGCGGTCCTGCTGCTGCCGCTCCCCGCGGCCTCCCAGGATCCCATTCCCTTCGTTCCCTCGCCGATGATCGTGGTCGAGAGGATGCTCGAGCTCGCCGAGGTCAAGAAGGACGACGTGGTATACGATCTGGGAAGCGGAGACGGCCGCATCCTGATCACGGCGGCGAAGAAATACGGCGCGCGCGGCGTGGGAATCGACATGAACCCCGACCTGGTCCGGGAGGCGACTCGCAAGGCGAAAGAAGCAGGCGTGGGCCACCTGGTGGAGTTTCGCGCCGGCGACGCTCTGGCTGTCGATCTGTCGGAGGCGACCGTGGTGACGCTGTACATGTTCAAATGGTTCAACAACGCGATACGACCCAAGCTGCAGAAGCTCCGGCCGGGCGCAAGGGTCGTCGCGCACGATTTCGACATCGACGACTGGCCGCCGACCCGGGTGGTTTACGTCAATCCGGGCGACGATCCTTCCGGGGAGCTGTACGACTCGCGCACGCTTTTTCTGTGGAAGATCGGCGCAACGCCTCCGGCGGTCCCCTGAGCGGACGGAGGAACCAAGATGGCGGATCTCGACCGGCTGAAAAGCGAGCTCGATCACATGGCGAACGCTCAATTCGAGAGCCCGGAGTTCCGGCGCCTCTTCTCGGTCCGGCTCACGCCGGAGCGGGCGCGCTTTTACATCATCCACAACGCGCTCTACACGAAGAATCGCAGGGACTGCTGGGGCTTCGTTCTCGGCGCGGCCCCGCTCGACGTGAAAAAGCTGATCTGGAAGCACGAGGAGGACGAGCTCATCAGCGACCGGCGCGAAGGGCTCGACCACTACACGCTGGTCGTGCGTCAGGCGGCGAGCGTCGGCGTCAGCGCGGAGGAAATCGAGCGGGCCGAGCCGATTCCGGGCGCGCGCGCCGCGCATTACGCCTGGCTGTTTCTGGCGAAGGACCGCCCCTGGCTTCAGGCTTTCACCAGCTCCACGATGCTCGAGAGGCGGAACAACGGGCGGATCGTCAAGGGCGGCGGCCTTTCGGCGCGCATCGCGCGGAAGTGGGTCGAGGAGCTGGGAATCCCTCTGGAAGAGGCGCCGTCCTCGAAAGTGCACTCGGTCGCGGACGTGGAGCACTCCGACATGATGTGGGGGGTGTTCGAGAAGCACGCGCGGACCGACGAAGCGCAGCGCGAGGTGCTGGCAGCCGCCCGCGAATGCATGGAGATCGATCGCGCCTACCGCGGCGCGCTCGCCGCCGCGATGGAGGCGATCGGTTGACCCGGGGCTCGCCTCCGGCAATCCGGCGTTTCAGCCCTCCCGCCCGAACAGGCAGTAGAGATAGCTTTGCGCGACCCCGGCGGGCGTGCGGTGAACCTCCCGAACGTGGCGCTCGAGCTCGAGTTCGGAGCCCATTTCTCCTTTCAGCTCGTCCGCCCCGTAACGCCGCACCGGCAGGCCGCTGCAAACGGGCGCCGCATCCGGGTGGGTGAGACAGTGGAACACGGCCCGGTCGTGCCACAGCGCGTAATAGCCGGCCGGCAGGTCCATCGCCGTAATGTCGCCCTCCAGCCATGTAACCGCGTCGGCCCTCTCTCCCAGCCGGGCTTTCGCCAGGGCGAGCGCTTTCGCCGACAGATCGACGACCGTGACGGCGCTGTAGCTGGCTTGCCGCAGATCGTCGACGAGCGTCGAGGCGCCGCCGCCGACGTCGATGATGGGGGCGGAAGAATCGAGGCCCAGCTCTCGGATCCAGCCGAGCGAGGTCTGCAGATGCGGCTCATACCAGCCGAGCTTTTCCGGCGCCGTATTCTCGTAGAGGCGTTCCCAGTGCGCTTTCGTGCTCATTGCGACCGCGCGCGAAGGCAGGGCCTGACGCAGTCTCAAGAGGAGCGCGCCTGGACGAGCGCTTCGCGGATCGCGTCCGATTCGAGCCCCAGCTCCAGGGTCTCGATCAGCTCCTCGTAGCGCGCGGGAGGGATCAGCGCCCTGAACTCGGGCTCGAAGACGTGATAGGCGGGCAGCTCGAGCGCGATTCCGGCGAGCGGCCCGGCGTAGGTCGGATCGCCGCGCGTCACGGTTTCGAACTGGATCAGCGCGGCGTCCGGGGTCGGCGCCCCGAGAAGCACCGCCAGCGCCTCACGCCCGTGCTCTTCGGCGAGCTGCTTGATTCGACCTTGAACCTCAAGGTCCACCGCTCCGGCGGCGGTTCAAACGAAGCACTGAGTGTTCGAGTAGACCACGTCCGCGCCCAGGCCGTCGATCGCCTGCTCGATCGTGTGGGCGGGCACCCCGTCCCGCTCGCCCAGGATGATGAGTTTCTTCCCGCGAAGCTCCATGTTCACTCTTCTCTCCCGCGAAGCCTCAGGGATGCCGCTCCAGCAGAACCGACATCCCGTCGCTCAGCTGCGTCATCTGTCCCAAAAACAGGCTCGCCCGCGCAAAGAGCAGGCAACGCCGGAGGCTCCCTCGGGTCAGCCCCCGCAGGGCGTGCGGCACGTAGCACAGGGCGGAGGCGATGTGGCCCTGCGTTGGCGCATATCCCGGCAGCCCTTTCTGTTCCACGAACGGCGCGATTTCGCTCCGGGCAATCTTCCCCGCCTTGGCCAGCACCGCGCCGAGCATCCGGTAATTGCGTTCGGCGACATCCCCGCCGTTGGCCGGGATCGTTACCTCGGGATTATGCAGCTCCGTGACAAACTTATCAATCGCCGACGGCTCGAGGCCGAGCCGTTCGAGCGGCTCGAGGACGAGATTCCTGAGCTGCTGATCGAGTGAAGCGCCCGCGGATACCGGATGGCGGCCGACCGAGTCGAGGTTGACCACGGGGCTGTGGCCGTCGTCGCGGCCGATCCAGACGGCGACCGCGGCCTGCACGTCTTCGAGCACCGGCATCTGCTTGTCCAGATGGTAGAGGAACTTCATGCCGAGCTTGGGCAGCGACGAGCCGCCGGCAACGACCACGTTTTGCGCGACCCCGGCCTGCACCAGCGCCGCGGCAGTGACGATCGCGGGAATCGGCGCGGCGCAGAAGTCCTTGATGTCGAATCCCGAAGCCTTCTCGCAACCGGCGAGTTCCGCGATCGCCTTGGCAAGATTCCCCCCTCCGCGCTGGTAGCGGTCGCCGACCGCCTCTTCTGAGCAGCCGAGCACGAGGTCAACCTCGCTTTTCCCGAGCCGGCCGTCGCCCGTGAACAGGCCGTTGACCGCGAGCGCGGCCGAGACCTTGCCGCAGAGGTTCTCGAGCAGGACCGAGGCGGAAAGCGACGCGTCCTCGGGGTGCCCGTCGGCGATCCAGCCTACCGGATCGGGGCTCGCGCCCGCAAAGAGCGGGAGGCCGCCGCCGCTCTCGATCCTGGCTCTCAGCGTGGCCGCATCGGCGAGGGGGGGCTCCGAGGCGGGAAAGTCCCCGCGAATCATCGCCTCTGCGGGCGTCGCCGCCAGGTCCCCCCAGAAGCGATCGAGAAGGCAAACGTGCTTGAAAGGGTCGGCGAGCGCGAGCAGCGCGAGAAAGCGGGCCTCGTCGACCATCTCGCCGAAGGCCTCCTCCCGCGGCTCCTCGCTGCGGCGAAACCACGGGCGCGGAGTCTCGCGCAGCGCGTCGGCGCCTCGGGCCCCCACGAACACCAGGTTGGGAAGATAGCTCTGCGCCTCCCGCGGGGAGCGAAGCCTTCGGTAAAGCTCTTCCAGCTTCGCCGGCTTCGCCGCGATCTCGCGCGCCGGCTTCGAGCCGTAACGCACCATCCCAGGCGTATGGATGAGGACGGTGCTTGCCGCCCTGACGACGGGGGTTGCGCTCGACATCTGCTCAGTTGCTCCTGCCGCTTCGCGGCGGCTCGATCGTTCGCAAGCTCAAAAGTGCAATGTAAAGGAACTCTGTACTAATACGCTTTGCAAATCCATTTTTCCCCGCCCCAGTTGTCCACGCCGCCGACGATCATGTCGCGCGCGTCCAGCGTCAAACGACCTCGGGCGTCCGCCACGGGCGCGCCGGGATAGCTCAGGATGCGGACCTCTTCGTACGGCCCCACGACCCTCTCCGCCTCGTCCAGCTCGAGCCAGCGGTCGCGGCTGCCCGTGCTCACCGTGGCGTCCGCCTCCGGCAGGTAGAAGAGCAGCGGCGAGTCGATGCCGTCCTTGCCGCCGTACTCGTAGGTCACCAGAACGGTCCTGATGCCAAGTCGCTCGCACGCGCGCAACGTCAGCATGACGTCGACGAAGGCGTTGCCCGAACCCAGCCACGCTACCAGGGCGCCATCCGCGCCGGTCGCGGCGGCGAGCTGGGCGGCGTTGTGCGCGATCACTTCCTTGCCGTGAAACGTTTCGTAGCGAATGCGCTGCAGGATCATCCCGGCGAAATTCAACCGGCGGCCGTGCTCGCGGCAGAGCCGCAGCATCAGCGGATGGTTCTGCCAGTCCCACGTGACCGGAAAATAGGCGATGCAGCGCGTCGCGTTGACGGCGACGGCGCCGTCGAGCAGCTCGTTGGGATGGACCAGCGTGGCGAGCGACTCCCGTATCGGCATGCCGTAATAGCTCACCCCCGAATGCGGGTTGTGGTCGTCGGTCAGGCAACCCTGGATCAGGGCGACGTTCGGCAAACCGGCGCGCCGCTCGGACAGGTCGAAGATCTCGACGCCCGCCGGCTTTGCCCCGATCGTCGCTTCCGCGAGTCGGCGTGCGACCTCGAGCTCCGCCCGCTGAATCGCCGCGTGGGCGTCCAGCTCGGAAAGCCTCTCGCGCAGCCGCATGATGAGCACCAGGTGAAGCAGCCGCCCGAATTTCGAGCTCTCGGCCCCCGGCCCCCACATATCGAGTAGCGCACTTCGCTGTACGCCGAGCCCGGCCCTCACGGTCCCCTCGTAAGCCGCGGCGGCGGTTACCGCCATTCCCGAAAGGCGGTGCGTTCGGCCCGCGCCCACGCCCTCCACCGGCCCCAGGATGCCCGGGAAGACCTGCCCGCTTCCTGAAACCTTCACGCGCGGCTCGACGACGTCGCGGATGCCGGTGATCCGGACCCGTTCGCCGGGGCGGACCACAGCCAGAGAAGCCCGCTCGAGGCGCTCGTCGCCGAGCAGCGTGCTTTCCAGAGCGCCTTCGTCGATCTCCAGGACGCCGGCGGCGTAATGGAATCGCTTTCCGCGGCGGATTTCGTGAACGGGGTAGTCGGCCAGCTCGAGTCGCATGTTTTTTGCAGGTTCGAGGTTCCCGGTTCGAGGTTCGAGATTCGAGATTCGAAGCCCTCGGGCTCGGAACACCGGGTCTACCGCTGACCGGGGGCCTCCCCGGCGGCGCCTGGCGAAAAGATCGTCGGCCTGTCCACCGGAGCTTCGAGCGCGGAAAGCGCCGTCCGGACGATTTGCAGGCGCAGACGCGCGTCGAGTTCGGCCGGCAGGCTCGGATCGCCGCACGGATGAGGGATGCTCACCCCCTTCACGATTCGGTTGGCTCTCACCTGTTCGGCGACGGGATACATGGCGGTGACCATCGCCACCGGAAGGCCCTCTCTTTCGAGCTCTTTGCTGATCACAGCGCCGCTGCGAGTGCAGGTCCCTCAGGTGGCGACCAGGAGAACGCCTTCGACGCCGTCCCTTTTCATGTCGGCGGCGATCTCCCGCCCGACCCGGCGCATGACGGACGGCGAGCCCTGGTTTCCCGGGATAACGTAATAGGCGGGATAGAGCTTTCCCGGCCCGATCGCGCCCTCGGCCTCGAGCGCGCGCAGCGCGTCGAGCGGCATGCCGTAGTGGGGATTGCCGTTCATGTAGACGACGTTGTATCCGCCGTGAATCGCTTCCCATTTGCCGCTTTCGAGCGCCTTGAGCTCGGCGAAGCTGTACTTCCGCCAGTGCGTGTTGCGATAGGTCTTGAAGCGATCCGGATTGCCCCATGGAACCACGCCGCTCGTGGTGATCACGGCGATCTTCCGGTCCCGGAGGCGCTCGAGCGGCGGCGCGGGTGGTGTCTCTTCCCATGCCTCGACCGGGATCTCGGTCGCGAACGGCTTTCCGGCGAGCTTGGCGAGCAGCATTTCGACGGCGCGTTCCGCCCCGGTGCAGTCGGTCGTTTCGAGCCGGCGGATGCCGCGCGGGATATAGCCCTCCTCGGCCGCCGGACCGATTGCCTCCCCTCGCCCGAGGCGGAGCGCGAGCCGCGCCATCGCTTTCAGTGCCTCCGTCATTCCCGCCGCCGTTTCGGCCGTGCGGAGGCAGAAAAGGCGCGGGTTGGCGAATTCCCGATAGGTCGCAACCGCCGGATTCTCCTCGTGCACGGCGGTCACGCAGGGGATTTGCAACGCCGCCGAAACCGCGTTGCCGATCTCGACGCAGCTCACGCCGTAGCGGCCCGCGTTGAAGGCCGGCCCGGCGACGACGACGTGCGGCCCGAGCGAGCGGACCGCCTCCACGATCGCCGCAAGCGCCTCGTCTCGATGCTCATGAAAGTAGTTGTCGCCATAGTAGATCGTGCAGAGGATTTCAGCCCCGCCCGTGAGCTGCCCCTGAAGACCCCGGGCCGCGCCCGCGGCGCCTTCGAGCTTTCCGACGGGCAGGTCCGCCTTCGCTTCGCCGCCGATCCCGGCAAAGAACTGATTGACGACGTGGACCACGTGGATCATCGCTGCCCTCCCCCGGTAAACGCCCGGGAGTCGTCGTTGTTTCCTCTCGCTCCCGGCCTCATGGATAGCACGTTCCGCTCTTTTTCAGTAGGCCCGGCAGGTCCAGGACTCCGTCCCCCAGTTGTCCACGCCGCCGACGACCATGTCGCGCGCGTCCAGCGTCAGCTCGCCGAGCGCGGCGACCACCGGCGCCCCCGGGTAGCTCAGGATCGAAAATCTCTCGTAAGGACCCACCACCCGATCGGGCGAAGGCAGCTCGAGCCAGCGATCCCGGCTGCCGGTGCTGACGATCGCATCCGCCTCCGGGACGTAGTACAAGAGCGGTGAATCGACGCCGTCCCTGCCCCCGAACTCGTAGGTCACGAGGACCGTTCGAATCCCCAGCCGCTCGCACGCGCGGAGGGTCAGCATCAAATCGACGAAGGCGTTCCCCGAGCCGATCCAGGCGATCAGCGCGCCATCGGCGCCGAGGGCGGCGGCCAACCGGGACGCGTTGTGGGCGGCCACTTCCTTGGCGTGAAAAGTGTCGAACTGGATCC
The sequence above is a segment of the Candidatus Zixiibacteriota bacterium genome. Coding sequences within it:
- a CDS encoding glycine/betaine/sarcosine/D-proline family reductase selenoprotein B → MIHVVHVVNQFFAGIGGEAKADLPVGKLEGAAGAARGLQGQLTGGAEILCTIYYGDNYFHEHRDEALAAIVEAVRSLGPHVVVAGPAFNAGRYGVSCVEIGNAVSAALQIPCVTAVHEENPAVATYREFANPRLFCLRTAETAAGMTEALKAMARLALRLGRGEAIGPAAEEGYIPRGIRRLETTDCTGAERAVEMLLAKLAGKPFATEIPVEAWEETPPAPPLERLRDRKIAVITTSGVVPWGNPDRFKTYRNTHWRKYSFAELKALESGKWEAIHGGYNVVYMNGNPHYGMPLDALRALEAEGAIGPGKLYPAYYVIPGNQGSPSVMRRVGREIAADMKRDGVEGVLLVATUGTCTRSGAVISKELEREGLPVAMVTAMYPVAEQVRANRIVKGVSIPHPCGDPSLPAELDARLRLQIVRTALSALEAPVDRPTIFSPGAAGEAPGQR
- a CDS encoding glycine/sarcosine/betaine reductase component B subunit; this translates as MRLELADYPVHEIRRGKRFHYAAGVLEIDEGALESTLLGDERLERASLAVVRPGERVRITGIRDVVEPRVKVSGSGQVFPGILGPVEGVGAGRTHRLSGMAVTAAAAYEGTVRAGLGVQRSALLDMWGPGAESSKFGRLLHLVLIMRLRERLSELDAHAAIQRAELEVARRLAEATIGAKPAGVEIFDLSERRAGLPNVALIQGCLTDDHNPHSGVSYYGMPIRESLATLVHPNELLDGAVAVNATRCIAYFPVTWDWQNHPLMLRLCREHGRRLNFAGMILQRIRYETFHGKEVIAHNAAQLAAATGADGALVAWLGSGNAFVDVMLTLRACERLGIRTVLVTYEYGGKDGIDSPLLFYLPEADATVSTGSRDRWLELDEAERVVGPYEEVRILSYPGAPVADARGRLTLDARDMIVGGVDNWGGEKWICKAY